A genomic segment from Bacteroidales bacterium encodes:
- a CDS encoding ATP-binding protein, which translates to MKKRLLYHEIIKQLDHKNAIVITGMRQIGKTTLMKQIFQELTSPKLWFDFDNPLDQLLFEDTDYNSIYKHLVSEAGNHHERLFVFIDEIQNFPQITTIIKYFIDHYGVKFIVTGSSNFYLRNLFPESLSGRKFLFVLYPMSFREYLYFKDDQATPPPIPASFAANIDQSLYFHEKQFFPYNQYVEFGGFPEVVTTEDVTTKKMVLKNIFASFFEKDLNLLSDIKDIRELRNLILLLVPRTGNILDVTRLSAELGVNRVKIYNYLEFLQGVFFIHLTPKYSKSIDRSVAGGKKVYFSDTGLLNIIGKTMEGQLFENAVANQLQHYGSISYYNKRNTSEIDFILNHDTAIEVKQTGTPGDYKKLEKTAKELGIEKYYLVSRKYLDLKGFLSPVVI; encoded by the coding sequence ATGAAAAAACGGCTTTTATATCATGAGATAATCAAACAATTGGATCATAAAAATGCCATTGTGATCACCGGTATGCGCCAGATTGGAAAAACAACCCTGATGAAGCAAATCTTCCAGGAACTTACTTCTCCAAAACTCTGGTTCGATTTCGACAACCCTCTTGACCAACTGCTTTTCGAAGACACTGATTATAACTCCATTTATAAGCACCTGGTGAGTGAAGCCGGAAATCATCATGAAAGATTATTTGTTTTTATTGATGAAATTCAGAATTTTCCACAAATAACAACGATCATTAAGTACTTCATTGATCATTACGGGGTAAAATTCATCGTCACCGGCTCTTCTAACTTTTATTTGAGAAACTTATTTCCCGAATCGCTTAGCGGTAGAAAATTCCTGTTCGTTCTCTATCCGATGAGTTTCAGGGAATACTTGTATTTTAAAGATGACCAGGCGACACCCCCTCCAATTCCCGCTTCATTCGCGGCAAACATAGATCAATCACTCTATTTTCATGAAAAACAATTCTTTCCATACAACCAGTATGTAGAATTCGGTGGCTTTCCTGAGGTGGTGACTACTGAAGACGTTACTACAAAAAAAATGGTGCTTAAAAATATATTTGCTTCTTTTTTTGAGAAAGACCTGAACCTTTTGTCTGATATTAAAGACATCCGCGAGCTAAGAAACCTGATCCTGCTACTGGTCCCCCGAACTGGAAATATACTCGACGTTACCAGGTTATCTGCCGAACTTGGGGTTAACCGGGTCAAAATATACAATTATCTGGAGTTCCTGCAAGGCGTCTTTTTTATCCATCTTACACCAAAGTATTCTAAAAGCATCGACCGCTCTGTTGCCGGCGGTAAAAAGGTCTACTTTTCCGATACAGGCCTGTTGAATATTATTGGTAAAACAATGGAAGGACAGCTCTTCGAAAATGCCGTAGCAAACCAATTGCAGCATTATGGTTCGATATCTTATTATAACAAACGAAATACTTCAGAAATTGATTTCATCCTGAACCATGATACTGCAATTGAAGTGAAACAAACAGGCACTCCAGGCGACTATAAAAAACTTGAGAAAACCGCCAAGGAACTCGGAATTGAAAAGTATTACCTCGTATCCCGAAAATACCTGGATCTTAAAGGGTTTCTTTCTCCGGTTGTCATTTGA
- a CDS encoding nucleotidyl transferase AbiEii/AbiGii toxin family protein, with amino-acid sequence MLHTEAVDASILELLKLLQSKEYLKGFYLAGGTALALYFGHRNSVDIDLFSNFNFDSAGILENINQDFQFQLFNSAPNTLTGSIGKIKVDIIAHRYPYIKDPNIHNDISILAEQDIVAMKLNAISTSGQRVKDFIDIYYLLDKFDLAEMLSYYKAKYNQQNETHVLKSLIYFDDVDRSDWPILIKDPQLKWSEIRKRIEKVVMLYTKK; translated from the coding sequence ATGTTACACACGGAAGCAGTTGATGCCTCAATACTGGAACTCTTAAAATTACTTCAAAGTAAAGAATATTTAAAAGGGTTTTATTTAGCTGGCGGTACTGCTCTGGCATTATATTTCGGACATCGTAATTCCGTTGATATTGATTTGTTTTCAAACTTTAATTTTGATTCTGCCGGAATTCTTGAAAATATTAATCAGGATTTCCAATTTCAACTTTTTAATTCGGCCCCAAATACACTCACGGGAAGCATAGGGAAAATAAAAGTTGATATTATTGCCCATCGGTATCCATATATTAAAGATCCCAACATTCACAACGATATTTCTATTCTGGCAGAGCAGGATATTGTTGCCATGAAACTTAATGCCATATCGACCAGCGGTCAGCGTGTCAAGGATTTTATTGATATTTACTATCTTTTGGATAAGTTTGATCTGGCCGAAATGTTGAGTTATTATAAAGCCAAATACAACCAGCAAAATGAAACCCATGTTCTGAAAAGCCTTATATATTTTGATGATGTGGACCGCTCTGACTGGCCGATATTGATAAAGGACCCCCAACTTAAATGGTCAGAAATCAGGAAAAGAATTGAAAAAGTTGTAATGCTTTATACTAAAAAGTAA
- a CDS encoding ATP-binding protein, which produces MKFYGRLTELELLENTRKLAEKSAKMTIIVGRRRIGKTSLAIKAFEKQTYLYLFIARKNETLLCKEFTEEIERAFGKPVIGEFRSFVRLFEYLLIQAQSNPFTLIIDEFQEFYQVNPVVYSEIQNLWDKYKSSSKMNLVLCGSIFTLMKKIFEDAKEPLFGRADEKIHLKPFDACVMKEIFTDQQPEGKMEDFLAFYTISGGVAKYVEIFADKSLFSLEQILSEIFRENSILIEEGKNILIEEFGKDYATYFSILSLIASSKTSRSEIESILEKNTGGYLDRLENEYQIIKSLRPVFSKPGGRIQKYFIDDNFLNFWFRFVYKYRSAVEIGNFLYVRSVTERDFDTYSGPFLEKYFREKLIISGKYSLIGRYWNRKNENELDIVALNELEQKAIIAEVKRNPKKINIHLLRIKAKAIQDNLMGFDVSFKGFSLKDM; this is translated from the coding sequence ATGAAGTTTTATGGTCGGTTAACGGAATTGGAGCTATTGGAAAATACGCGGAAATTAGCTGAAAAATCAGCAAAAATGACGATTATTGTTGGACGGCGCAGAATCGGAAAAACCAGCCTGGCCATTAAAGCGTTTGAAAAACAAACATACCTCTACCTGTTTATCGCCAGGAAAAATGAAACCCTTCTTTGCAAAGAATTCACCGAAGAAATTGAACGTGCATTCGGGAAACCTGTTATAGGTGAATTCCGGAGTTTCGTCCGACTTTTTGAATACCTCCTTATACAAGCCCAATCAAATCCCTTCACGCTCATCATCGATGAATTCCAGGAGTTCTACCAGGTAAATCCCGTTGTATACAGTGAAATACAAAACCTTTGGGACAAATACAAATCTTCATCAAAAATGAACCTGGTGCTATGTGGGTCGATTTTTACCTTAATGAAAAAGATCTTTGAGGATGCGAAGGAACCTCTTTTTGGAAGAGCGGATGAAAAAATCCATCTTAAGCCTTTTGATGCCTGTGTAATGAAAGAAATCTTTACTGATCAGCAACCGGAAGGGAAGATGGAAGATTTCCTGGCTTTCTATACCATCTCAGGGGGTGTCGCAAAATATGTGGAGATATTCGCAGATAAAAGCCTCTTCTCCCTTGAGCAAATATTAAGTGAAATTTTCAGAGAAAACTCTATCCTTATTGAAGAGGGGAAAAACATCCTTATCGAAGAATTTGGAAAAGATTATGCTACCTATTTTTCCATTTTGTCATTGATTGCTTCATCCAAAACATCCCGTTCCGAAATAGAATCGATCTTGGAAAAAAATACCGGCGGTTACCTCGACAGGCTTGAAAATGAATACCAGATCATCAAAAGCCTCCGTCCTGTCTTTTCCAAACCGGGTGGAAGAATCCAGAAATACTTTATAGATGACAACTTCCTTAATTTTTGGTTCAGGTTTGTCTATAAATACAGAAGTGCTGTGGAAATTGGCAATTTTTTATATGTGCGCTCTGTTACTGAAAGAGATTTCGATACATATAGCGGGCCTTTCCTTGAGAAATATTTCCGTGAAAAACTCATTATCTCCGGCAAATATTCATTGATCGGAAGGTACTGGAACCGGAAAAATGAAAATGAACTGGATATCGTTGCCCTCAATGAATTGGAACAAAAAGCCATTATTGCAGAGGTGAAAAGAAATCCCAAAAAAATTAACATCCATTTGCTTCGGATTAAAGCAAAAGCAATACAAGACAATCTGATGGGGTTTGATGTTTCATTTAAAGGATTCTCTCTAAAGGATATGTAA